In Streptomyces erythrochromogenes, the DNA window CTCGGCGGACGCGCGCTGACCGGCGGCGGCGCGCGCGACGTGCTCCGCGCCTACGGGCTCTTCCGCGGCCTGCCCCGGATCGCCTTACTGGCGCTGCTCGAACGCACCCCGGAGCCGGGCGAACTGGTCATGGACGGCATCGCCGTCGACCCCGCACACCGCGGCGCGGGCATCGGCAGCCTGCTGCTGGCCCAGATCGCGGCCGTCGCGGCCGAACACGGGTGCTCCCGGGTCAGGCTCGACGTCATCGACGTCAACCCCAGGGCCCGCGCCCTGTACGAGCGGCACGGCTTCAGCGCCGTACGGACCGAGCAGACCCCGTATCTCGAGCGCCTCATGGGCTTCGGCTCGGTGACTACGATGCACCGGGCCGTCGAGGCCCGCCCCGGCCACACCTTGGAGCAGCAGCGATGACCAGCCGACCCGCGGCAGAGCCCGCCGCCCCCGGCATCGGGACCCGGACTCTGGTGTTCGCGCTCGTCCGCGAGGACGGCACCGTGGACGCGGGCGAGCTGTACGCCGTCGCCGAAGCGCTCGGCATGACCGATCAGCAGGTCCGGCTGTGCCTCAAACGGCTCGTCGCCGAGGGCCGGTTCACCCAGGAGGGCCGCGGCCGCAAGGCCCGCCTGGTCGCCACCGCCGACGCGACGGGTGCCGTCGCGCCGGACGCCGAGTACGTCCGCCACGCCTACCGGCAGGACCGGGGACTCGCCCCCTGGGACGGAACGTGGCACCTGTTCGCCTTCGCCATCCCCGAGACGGCCCGGCAGTCCCGCGACGCCCTGCGCGACACGCTCCTGCACCTGGGCGCCGCCCCGCTCCAAGGCGGCCTGTACGTCGCCGCGAACGCGATCGGCGGCATCGTGGAGGCCCACGCCCGCCACCTCGGGGTCCTGCCCTCGCTCACCCGCCTCACCAGCCGCGACCTCAGAGTCGGCGAGGAGGAGGACCCGGCGCGGCTGGCCGCCCTCCTGTGGCCGCTCGACTCGATCGCCGAACGCCACGAGGCACTGGCCGCCCTCGCAACGGCCCGCACGGCCCGCCTGTCCGCCCCCGACCGTCCCACCGGCACCGAAAGGCTGACCTGCGCCATCGAGCTCGCGGCGGCATTCACCACCGCCATGGAGCCCGATCCCCTGCTGCCTCCCGAGCTGCTGCCCCAGCCCTGGCCCGGCACCCGCGCCCGCGCCCTGGCCGCCCGGTGCTGGGAAGCCCTGAGCGGCGGCGACGACCAGGGCGCCGGCCGCCTGCGCCTGTTCCGCCTCTACGACGAAGCCCTCGCCGCCCCGGACGCGGACCCGGCCCGGCCGGCCGGATGAGCCGCTGTCAGAGGAGCGTGCCGAAGAACCGGCGTACGTCGTCCACGAGCGCTTCCGGTTCCTCCATCGCGAGGAAATGGCCCCCGCGGTCGAGTTCGGTCCACCGCACGACGTTGTGGTCCCGCTCGGCCCAGCGGCGGATGGTCA includes these proteins:
- a CDS encoding GNAT family N-acetyltransferase, coding for MDAAVVIGRGVPRGAEEQVAELYWEAFGRKLGAALGPPERGRAFIAGHLHHDRAAVALTPGGDRVVGVAGYRLGGRALTGGGARDVLRAYGLFRGLPRIALLALLERTPEPGELVMDGIAVDPAHRGAGIGSLLLAQIAAVAAEHGCSRVRLDVIDVNPRARALYERHGFSAVRTEQTPYLERLMGFGSVTTMHRAVEARPGHTLEQQR
- a CDS encoding phage repressor protein; translation: MTSRPAAEPAAPGIGTRTLVFALVREDGTVDAGELYAVAEALGMTDQQVRLCLKRLVAEGRFTQEGRGRKARLVATADATGAVAPDAEYVRHAYRQDRGLAPWDGTWHLFAFAIPETARQSRDALRDTLLHLGAAPLQGGLYVAANAIGGIVEAHARHLGVLPSLTRLTSRDLRVGEEEDPARLAALLWPLDSIAERHEALAALATARTARLSAPDRPTGTERLTCAIELAAAFTTAMEPDPLLPPELLPQPWPGTRARALAARCWEALSGGDDQGAGRLRLFRLYDEALAAPDADPARPAG